CATCAGCCGTGAAAGTATCGCATCCTGAATATAATGATATGCCGTTAAAAAACAAGAAAAAAACTTAAGGGAATTTCAAATGATGAATAAAATTATTTTTGGAAAACCAGATATCAGAAAAGAAGACATTGATACTGTGGTAGCTGCTTTAAAAAGCGGTTGGATAGGTATGGGCTTTATGACAAAGCTTCTTGAAAAGGCTTTTTTACAATTAACAAGGGCGAAATACGCTGTTGCGGTATCAAGCGGCTCTGTGGGTTTGTTTATATCGATGATAACATCCGGTATTTCAAAGGGCGATGAGGTTATTACATCACCAATGACGTTCCCGGCAACTGCCAATGAAATTATACACACAGGAGCTGATGTAAAGTTTGTGGATGTTGATGACAATGGTAATATTGATGCCTCAAAAATAGGAAAGGCCATAACAAAAAGAACAAAGGCTATAATACCTATACATTTATACGGAAGGCCGTGTGATATGGATAGCATTGTGGATATAGCGGGAAAACACAAACTTTTTGTTATTGAGGATGCGGCTCATGCACTTGGTGCTAAATACAAAAGTAAGAGTATAGGTAATATTGGGAATGCGGCGGTATTCAGTTTGTATGCAACAAAAAACATAACTTCTGCTGAGGGTGGAGTTATAACAACGAACAATAAAGGGCTTGCTGATAAATTGAGATTGTTGAGATCCTACGGAATAACAAAAACATCATGGGAAAGGTTTAAAAAAACTGAGAGCGGTATCCCGTATGATACAGTCTTGCCTGGTTACAATTTTGAGATACCCGACGTGCTTTCTGCAATTGCACTTTCCCAGATTCACACTTATTCGGAAAGGACTGCA
This genomic interval from Deltaproteobacteria bacterium contains the following:
- a CDS encoding DegT/DnrJ/EryC1/StrS family aminotransferase — encoded protein: MMNKIIFGKPDIRKEDIDTVVAALKSGWIGMGFMTKLLEKAFLQLTRAKYAVAVSSGSVGLFISMITSGISKGDEVITSPMTFPATANEIIHTGADVKFVDVDDNGNIDASKIGKAITKRTKAIIPIHLYGRPCDMDSIVDIAGKHKLFVIEDAAHALGAKYKSKSIGNIGNAAVFSLYATKNITSAEGGVITTNNKGLADKLRLLRSYGITKTSWERFKKTESGIPYDTVLPGYNFEIPDVLSAIALSQIHTYSERTARRRYIWEQYDTAFKTLPIGLPDAGDIDHLHAMHLYTIMIDKKRTGIDRKTFIHKLNNYGIGTGIHFISLHLHSYYKKKYGYSAYDFPHALKISNQTLSLPLTSGMTDQDVNRVINAVRRLCNG